The sequence AGGCGGATCAAGGTATCATTCACGACCAGGGCTGAAATGAAATTCACGGATAAATAATTGCTGTTCTGTGCTACAGGTATCACCGATACACCTGACTTTTGAAGAGCAGCTATAGAATCCTTATTACCAGCTATTACGGGCGTTTCCGGAACATCAGGGATTTTTTTAACAATAACGCCTGTTTTTCCGGTTTGAAGCGCCAATAAAACGGGCTTAATGGATTCAGGCTGTTCAATATCTTTCACTTTTTTACTAAAATCCGCCCCCTTGTTTACCCACCAATGCAACAGGGCAATTTCCTCTGCGGTTAGCTGGGACTTGTTTTTAGGAGGCATATGCTTTTTAGCATCCATCGAAAGTAACAACCTTTTGATCAGTTCACTTTCCTCTGGCTTTCCAGGCACAAGTACATCCCCTTCTTCACCGCCCTTTTCAATACCAGATTTTGAGTCGAGCCGTAATTTGCCTTTTTGCTTGGTGGCACCATGGCAACCATAACACCTGGCTTCCAAAATCGGGTTAACCACATCTTTATATAATTGAACTTCCTGAATTTGTGGAATGGGTGCCAATGCTACTTGTTTTTCCGTACCGAAACTCCATAACTCCGTCAGGTAATCTTCGCCATGGGTCAACGACCCGCCGATATGGCCAGTGATCGTGATAAGGCCGAATAATCCAACCGTCATCCATTTTACAATGGATTCAGCCACTCTCTTTTGGTACAGGTAATAGATTCCCAAAGAAGCAGTTGCCGTTATAATTCCTAACCATTTGTGGCTGAATACCAATTCTTCATTATAGTCAGCCGATTGCGATAAAAAGTATCCGGTGATACAGGAAAAAAAAGCACAAATGCCACCCCATAATAACATCAATGGTATGGCTGGCTTTAATCCGGTGAATTTTTCCCGGACAGCTATCCACTGAAAAATACAAGCAATCATTAAAATGCCGATCGGCAGGTGAACCAGGGCAGGATGAAAACGACCCATCAATTCCCCAATGGACAAAAACAGCATAGGCGAAAATTATTGGTATCGTTTACGAAGGAATTGCATCATGAATACATTAATGGCCCATTGGTCTGCCAGTGGCTGGCGGGTATAAGCCAGTGTAGGCATATAATCCGGTGGACCAAATTCAGTAAGGATGGTCACTCTTTCGCCCGCTTTCTTTTTGCGCTGAACGATAGTATCCCACCAGGTAACATGCTGTTTCAATACATCAGCCCATTCCGGGGCCCTCGGATCATTTACCTGTGGCCCTTCCGGATGGCCAATACGAGCATGTATATGCGAAACTCTTTCCAGAGCAATTGCAACTGTCTCAGCCTGGTCAGCCAGCATACTTTCATGCACATTACACCAGTGTGAAACATCAAATGTTAAACGCAGGTCCGCATATTCTTTTATAAATGCACGGGTTACATGTGCAGCAAACAACATCCTTCCACGGTGTGTTTCATGACAGATCGGAATTCCGGTCTTAACAGACTGGCGATTTGTGAATTCTATAAATGGACGGTTAAGTTCCTGGCTAAAATGGTCGCGACCAGAGTGGCAATTGATATATAATGGTTTTTGGATAGTTTGAGTTGTAGCCGCAGTCACCATTTCCATAAAGGTTTTCAGGTGGGCGGGTTGTTCTGCCTGCGACCCACCGCATAAAAAACCCACTGCCAGCTTATGCTTTTTGAGTGCTGTAAATAATTCATCCTGCTCTTTCTGTCCTGTGGGCCACCAGACCTCAATACCATCATACCCTTCTTTTTTTGCGGCGGCACAAAATTGATCAATGCTACCGGTAAAGCCCCAGTTCGTAGCCAGGATGATGAGTTCATATCCTGTTTCCCCTGGTCCGGTTATGGCTGGTGACAGATCGGCAAAACTTTCAAGTGATGATAACATAAATGCTGCGGTTGTTGTGGCGGTGGTTTGCAGGAATCTCCTGCGATGAATACTCATGCTAAAATTTCATTAATGACTTTTCCTCCAACGTCGGTTAACCTGAATGGACGTCCCTGGAATGGATAGGTGAATTCTTCATGGTTAAAACCTAACTGGTTCAGGATGGTGGCCTGTATATCAAATGCTTCGACTTTTCCACTTATACTACTATAGCCAATTTCATCTGTTTCACCATAACTGAATCCTTTCTTTATTCCGCCGCCTGCCATCCATATGGTAAATGCTTCTGTGTGATGGTCACGGCCTTTATAAGGCATTTCAACACCATTCCGGTTTTCCATCATGGGTGTACGGCCAAATTCGCCACCCCAAACGACCAGGGTCTCTTCCAGCAATCCCCTTTGTTTCAGATCAAGCAGTAAAGCCGTGATCGCTTTATCAATTGAACGGCATTTGTTAATGATTCCTATATTAAGGGAATTACTGGGTCCATCACCATGGGCATCCCAACCCCAATCAAACAATTGCACATACCGAACCCCTTTTTCTACCAGTTT comes from Flavihumibacter fluvii and encodes:
- a CDS encoding c-type cytochrome domain-containing protein, which codes for MLFLSIGELMGRFHPALVHLPIGILMIACIFQWIAVREKFTGLKPAIPLMLLWGGICAFFSCITGYFLSQSADYNEELVFSHKWLGIITATASLGIYYLYQKRVAESIVKWMTVGLFGLITITGHIGGSLTHGEDYLTELWSFGTEKQVALAPIPQIQEVQLYKDVVNPILEARCYGCHGATKQKGKLRLDSKSGIEKGGEEGDVLVPGKPEESELIKRLLLSMDAKKHMPPKNKSQLTAEEIALLHWWVNKGADFSKKVKDIEQPESIKPVLLALQTGKTGVIVKKIPDVPETPVIAGNKDSIAALQKSGVSVIPVAQNSNYLSVNFISALVVNDTLIRLLEPLKDQLVWLKMDGVKLSDSAIAVLSKCTQLRRLQLNNTGLTDQQLTNLATLTNLQSINLVGTAVTPKGLLSLARLPHLKTIYIYKTSMAAGDWTILQQNLKGITLDTGNYLVPTLPTDTVIVTTPQ
- a CDS encoding sugar phosphate isomerase/epimerase family protein, with translation MSIHRRRFLQTTATTTAAFMLSSLESFADLSPAITGPGETGYELIILATNWGFTGSIDQFCAAAKKEGYDGIEVWWPTGQKEQDELFTALKKHKLAVGFLCGGSQAEQPAHLKTFMEMVTAATTQTIQKPLYINCHSGRDHFSQELNRPFIEFTNRQSVKTGIPICHETHRGRMLFAAHVTRAFIKEYADLRLTFDVSHWCNVHESMLADQAETVAIALERVSHIHARIGHPEGPQVNDPRAPEWADVLKQHVTWWDTIVQRKKKAGERVTILTEFGPPDYMPTLAYTRQPLADQWAINVFMMQFLRKRYQ